Part of the Geobacter pickeringii genome, CCAGCGCCTTGAGGGAGTTGCGGACCCGCAGTCCCGGGTTTTTCCCGGCATAGACCAGCTGGAGGGCCTGGATGAAGAACTCGATCTCCCGGATGCCGCCGCGGCCGAGCTTGATGTTGTGCTCGCTCTCCTGCTGCCGGGCCAGGGAGGCGTCGATCTTCTTCTTCATCCCCATCATGTCCTCGATGAGGTTGTAGTCGAGGTACTTGCGGTAGACGAACGGCTCGATGGCGGCGAGGACCTGGTTGCCGAGCTCCAGGGAACCGGCCACGGGGCGCGCCTTGAGCATGGCGGCCCGCTCCCACGACTGTCCCCAGTACTCGTAGTAGGTGGCGGCCGAGCGGAGCGAGCAGGCCATGTCGCCGCTCTTCCCCTCGGGACGCAGCCCCAGGTCGACCCGGAAGACGAAGCCGTCCTCCGTCACCTGGGAGACCGCCTTGGAGACCATCTCGCCGAGCTTGACGAAAAAGGCGTGGAGGGAGAGCTTCCCCTTCGTCCCGCCGCCGTCGGCGATCCCCTCGGTCTCCCCCTGGTCGGCGGAGTAGAAGTAGATCAGGTCGATGTCGGAGGAGAAGTTGAGCTCCCGGCCGCCGAACTTCCCCATCCCCATGATGGTGAACTCCGCCTCCCGGGGACCGGCGGGGGTCTCCATCATGGGGAGGCCGTGCTCCTTCACCAGGGCACGGCGGGAGACCTCGCAGGCCATCTGGAGAGCGGCGGCGGCCAGGGCCGAGAGCTCGGCGGTCACCTCCTCCAGGGGGGCGAGGCCGTTCAGGTCCCGGCTGGCGATCCGGAGGATCTCCCGGAACTTGAACCGGCGCAGAACCGGGAAGATGTCGGGGTAGTCGGCGTCCTTCGGGACCAGCACCCGGAGCGCGGCGAGCATCTCCGCCTCGGAGCGGGCCGTGTCGATCCCTTTCTTCGGGAAGAGGTGGTGGAAGTAGGAGGGGTCGCGGCTGAGGATGTTGACGAGGAAGGGGGACGAGCCGCAGATGGTGAGGAGCTGGGCGAGGCGTTCCTTGCGGCTGCAGACCGCCAGGAGCTCCTCCCGCGCCACGCATCCGCAGACGCGCTCGAAGCCGTTCAGCGCCATGTCGGGAAGGGGGGTGACCAGGGAGGCGACGGCGACCTGGCGGACCAGATGGTCGGGGAGCACCTGCTGGAGGAGCCGGAGGTTGGTGGCCGAGCGGGCGGCATAGGCGAATCCCTCCCCGTCGAGGAGCGCTCCCAGCGCCTGGTCGTTGTCGGTGCCGGGAGCGGTGGCCAGCGCCTCCTCCAGGCGGCGGGCGAACTCGTCGATGCGGTTCATGGGCCCACCAGGGCCCGGAGTCCCTCCACGTAGTTCCCCCGCACCACCCCCTTTTCGGTGATGATGCCGGCGATGTAGCGGGCCGGGGTGACGTCGAAGGCGGGGTTGCGGACCCTGATCCCCTCCGGCGCCACCGGGAATCCCTGCAGGTGGGTCACCTCGCGGCCGTGGCGCTCCTCGATGGGGATCTCTGCACCGCTTGCCAGGGAGAGGTCGAGGGTGGAGGTCGGCGCCGCCACGTAGAAGGGGATATCGTTCTCCTTCGCCAGCACTGCCACGCTGTAGGTACCGATCTTGTTGGCGGTGTCGCCGTTGGCGGCGATCCGGTCGGCCCCCACCACGCAGCAGGTGATCTCCCCCTTATTCATGAAGAAACCGGCCATGTTGTCCGATATGAGGGTCACGGGGATGCCGTCCTTCATCAGCTCCCAGGCGGTGAGCCGCGCCCCCTGGAGCCAGGGACGGGTCTCGTCGGCAAAGACCTGGATCTTCTTCCCCGCCTCGTGGGCGGCGCGGATAACCCCCAGCGCCGTCCCGTAGCCGGCCGTGGCGAGCCCGCCGGCGTTGCAGTGGGTGAGGACCGTGGCCCCGGCGGGGATCAGCGCCGCCCCGTGGCGGCCGATGGCCTTGCAGAGCGCCAGGTCCTCCTCCTCGACCCGGATCGCCTCGGCCTTCAGCGCCGCGCGGATCTCGTCGAGGGTGCGGTGGCGGTTCGCCTCGGCCAGCCGCTTCATCCGCTCGATGGCCCAGAAGAGGTTCACCGCCGTGGGGCGGGTGCGGGCCAGGACGTCGCAGACGTTGTCCAGCTGCCGGAAGAACGACTCATGGGTGTC contains:
- the mtnA gene encoding S-methyl-5-thioribose-1-phosphate isomerase; this translates as MSFRTIEWRDDKVIMIDQTRLPGEEVYCEYADYKGVAEAIRGMIIRGAPAIGVAAAMGVALGAREIVADTHESFFRQLDNVCDVLARTRPTAVNLFWAIERMKRLAEANRHRTLDEIRAALKAEAIRVEEEDLALCKAIGRHGAALIPAGATVLTHCNAGGLATAGYGTALGVIRAAHEAGKKIQVFADETRPWLQGARLTAWELMKDGIPVTLISDNMAGFFMNKGEITCCVVGADRIAANGDTANKIGTYSVAVLAKENDIPFYVAAPTSTLDLSLASGAEIPIEERHGREVTHLQGFPVAPEGIRVRNPAFDVTPARYIAGIITEKGVVRGNYVEGLRALVGP